A DNA window from Actinomycetota bacterium contains the following coding sequences:
- a CDS encoding TIGR04255 family protein, which produces MSDEKYMHSPIVEAVCEFQFEPDSPWDSVMPGLIYGEVKDDFSKRQQAKGFALGFTIAPEEVRQQVQQIDRIQFLSEDEKSLIQVGPQALSVHKLAPYKSWEDFLPLIEKGLTAYRNIVNPKQIHRIGLRYINRIEFESEQVNLEQYFEFRPFIGDKVQEKMPQGYGPFITGVQIPYEDARDVLKLELVNATPETSTKSSAILLDLDYFLIKPREVGFEAVNDWVNNAHDRIEDIFKASISEELKQRFRGEA; this is translated from the coding sequence GTGAGTGATGAAAAATATATGCACTCACCAATTGTAGAGGCCGTATGTGAGTTTCAGTTTGAACCTGATTCTCCCTGGGACTCTGTAATGCCGGGTCTTATATACGGGGAAGTCAAAGATGATTTTTCAAAACGTCAACAAGCAAAGGGCTTTGCTTTGGGTTTTACGATTGCCCCAGAAGAGGTGAGACAGCAGGTTCAACAAATCGATAGAATACAGTTTCTGTCCGAAGATGAGAAATCTTTAATTCAGGTTGGCCCGCAAGCTCTCTCTGTTCATAAGCTTGCTCCGTATAAATCTTGGGAGGATTTCCTGCCATTAATTGAGAAAGGTCTCACGGCTTACCGAAATATAGTAAATCCAAAGCAAATCCACCGAATAGGCCTCAGGTATATTAATCGCATTGAGTTCGAATCCGAACAAGTTAATCTTGAACAGTATTTTGAGTTTCGCCCGTTTATTGGAGATAAGGTGCAGGAAAAAATGCCTCAAGGGTATGGGCCTTTTATAACCGGTGTGCAAATACCGTATGAAGATGCGAGAGACGTCTTAAAGCTTGAATTAGTGAATGCTACACCTGAAACATCTACTAAAAGTAGCGCGATATTGCTCGATCTTGATTATTTTCTTATAAAGCCAAGAGAAGTTGGCTTCGAGGCTGTTAATGATTGGGTTAATAATGCACATGATCGTATTGAAGATATTTTTAAGGCAAGCATAAGCGAAGAGCTTAAGCAAAGGTTTAGAGGAGAGGCGTAA